In Candidatus Poribacteria bacterium, a single genomic region encodes these proteins:
- a CDS encoding NAD(P)H-quinone oxidoreductase, whose translation MKAIIRTGDGGPEVLQLAEAPSPTPTATQLLVDVHATALNRADLIQRRGGYPPPPGESEILGLEIAGTVSEAGAAVENGISKGDRVFGLVGGGGYAEQAVIDYRMAMPIPDEWSFEQAAAVPEVFFTANENIFTLGKLSAGETILIHAGGSGVGSAGIQISRHAGATVFVTAGTSEKIDKCQALGATEGINYKTTDFVAEIQRLTDGQGVDVVLDFIGAPYLERNLSILKTKGRLLQVGLIAGATAEINLGAVMCNRLQITGSVMRPQSIDEKIAITQRFVERWLPELKHGALQPIIDTVFPLAEARQAHEYMEANRNFGKILLKVG comes from the coding sequence ATGAAAGCAATTATCAGAACCGGCGATGGTGGACCAGAAGTCTTACAATTGGCTGAAGCACCATCACCCACACCAACAGCAACGCAACTTTTGGTGGATGTGCATGCGACTGCTTTGAATCGTGCCGACCTGATTCAACGTCGAGGCGGCTATCCCCCACCGCCTGGTGAATCCGAAATACTCGGTCTGGAGATTGCGGGTACCGTTTCAGAAGCAGGTGCTGCCGTAGAGAACGGGATTTCCAAAGGCGATCGAGTCTTCGGGCTTGTCGGAGGCGGTGGCTATGCAGAACAGGCTGTTATTGATTACCGCATGGCGATGCCTATACCTGATGAGTGGAGTTTTGAACAAGCCGCTGCAGTTCCCGAAGTCTTTTTTACGGCAAACGAAAATATCTTCACGTTGGGCAAATTATCAGCAGGTGAGACAATCCTAATTCATGCCGGTGGAAGCGGGGTCGGTAGTGCCGGAATTCAGATTTCACGGCATGCGGGTGCCACGGTCTTTGTCACTGCCGGAACATCGGAAAAAATCGATAAATGCCAGGCACTTGGCGCAACAGAGGGGATCAACTACAAAACAACTGACTTCGTTGCCGAAATCCAACGTTTAACCGATGGACAGGGCGTTGATGTCGTTTTAGACTTTATTGGTGCTCCGTACCTTGAGCGGAACCTCTCTATCCTCAAAACAAAGGGGAGACTCCTGCAAGTCGGATTGATCGCTGGGGCGACCGCGGAAATTAATCTTGGCGCGGTGATGTGCAACCGACTCCAGATTACCGGATCGGTTATGAGACCGCAATCCATTGACGAAAAGATTGCTATTACACAGCGTTTCGTTGAACGATGGTTGCCAGAATTGAAACATGGCGCGCTACAGCCGATTATTGATACCGTCTTTCCGCTCGCCGAGGCACGGCAGGCGCACGAGTATATGGAAGCGAATCGCAATTTTGGTAAAATTCTTTTGAAAGTAGGATAG